GTCGCCGCGCGCGCTGGCCTGCCAGCGCCGGGCTGGCTGATAGTCCAGCACGTCCCAGCGCAGATGCCCGGGACGACCGCCGGCATGAATGTCCTCCTCGAAGCCCTCACCGGCTAACAGCGCACCCTCGCGCCCATAGATGCGCAGCGACGACGGATGCCATTCGGGCCAGTGACAGGGTGCAGCGGCATATTCCAGAACCTGCTCGGCCGGCAGATCGATGCGGATGCGGTGCTGCTGACGATTCTGCTGATGAGTCGGCTCAGGCTCCCAGTGCAGCGTCCCGTACAACCAGTCCATGAGCGGATGAACGATGCCGAAGTTGCGCGAGTGCATCAGTTCACGACGATGATGCAGTGCATGCAGACGGCGCATCTGGCGAATCCACGGCAAGCGCGAAACAGGATGTTCGGCCGGCAGATGCTCACAGGCATGCACCACTTCGTAAGTCATGTAACCCAGCAGCATGCTGCCGGCGAACAGCCCGGCGAGGTTGCCGTCGAGCTGAGACAGCAGCCACCAGGCGGCGAAGGTAGGCAGGCTGAACAGCACGATGAGCCAGGCCGGGAACAGGATCACCCGCCAGTCACGCGGCGTTTCGTAGGGCATCAGCGTCTCGACGAAGAAGCTGTGGTGATCGCCGGTATGGCGTTTGTAGAAGAGTTTGCCGAAGCGCGTCTTGTTGTGCCCGAGGCGCTTGTGCACCTGATACTCGCCCCAGCTGAAGAACACCAGCGTGGCCGGCACCAGCAGCCATTGCCAGGGAGCCACGGACTCCAGCGTGCTCCACAGCCAGACGATGCAGAGCAGGCCGTAGGTCTGCACGAATACAGCGTGCAGCCAGGGGTTGTACAGCGGGTGGATACCAGCCCGGTAATCGCTACGAAAAGCCTGGGCATTGTCATTGTTGTAGGCCATGGCGTTCTCCTGTGGATTGACAGCAGTCTAGGCCCGGCCTAAATCATTTGAATAATGGATATTTGAAAAGAGCATTATTCATGATCTCGAATTTACGCCAGCTCGATCTCAATCTTCTGCTGGTCTTCGATGCCCTGATGCAGGAGGGCAATCTGACCCGCGCCGCTGAGCGCCTGCACCTGAGCCAGTCGACGGTGAGCAACGCCCTCGCCCGCCTGCGTCAACAGCTGGGCGAAGAATTGTTCCTGCGACACGCGCGGGGCATGTCTCCGACCGCACGCGCCACGGCGCTCTACCCACCCGTGCGCCAGGCGCTGCAGCTGCTGCAGTCTGGCCTGAGCCCGGCGGAGCCTTTCAATGTGCAGGCGCCGCACACATTCAACCTGTCACTCAATGACTACGCTCAGGCCGCATTGCTGCCGATACTGCAGGCGCATCTGGCGCAGGTCGCGCCGCTGGTCGAGGTCGTGGCACACGGCGACGATGCCGACAATCTGCTCACACGTCTGGAAAACGGCGCTCTGGACGCGGCCATCGACTACCTGCACTTCGATTCGCCCGACCTGCACTATTCCCCATTGCGCGAAGAGGCGCTGGTCGTAATCGGGCGCAAGGATCATCCCGCCTTCACCGGAGGACTGCAGCTCAGGGATTACCAGCAGGCGCGCCATGTGATCGTGACGCCACGCGCGGGACGGGGTTCGCCGCTGGAAATCGTGCTCGGCTCGGCCAAGGTCAGACGCCAGGCAGCGCTGCACCTGCCCAACTACCTGCCGATTCCCGCCATCGTCGCCCGAACCGAACTGCTCGGCACCGTACCGGCACGTCTGGCGAAAACCTTCGCAGCACTGTTCGAACTGCAGGTGGCAGCGCTGCCCTTCGACATGCCTGCGGTGCAGATCAGCTTGATCTGGCATCGCCAGCAACAGCACGACCCGGCGCATATCTGGCTGCGCGAACAGCTTCACGCCCTGCTCGCAGACCTGTAAACGCCGCCAGAATGCCACCCTCACTGCATGGCCCGGACTGGCACCGCGTGCATGAACGCTGCGTCTATGCGCGTCGCGCTGATCGGCCAACAGCGATGCAACATCAGGCAGCCCATCTGCCTGAGCAGCGAGCCTTCCGGCAGGGCGAGTGACATCCGCCTTGCCAGTACATCCAGGCAAAACATGCAGACATAAAAAAGCCCCGATGTGCCGGGGCTAAAAACGGGGCGTCGGTTCGCGACGCCCTTCAATCACTGGCTCAGACCAGCGAAGTCAGCGCCTCGCGGCTGAACGGCAGGATGTCCTGCTCACGCCCTTCACGCACCTTCAGCGCCCAGTCCGGGTCGACCAGCAGGGCACGCCCCACTGCCACCAGGTCGAACTCCTCCTTGTTCAGGCGTTCGAGCAGGTTCTCGATGCTGGCCGGCTCGGCCACCTTGTCGGTCTTGACCATGAACTGCAGGAACTCGCCATCCAGCCCGACGCTGCCGACAGTGATGGTCGGCTTGCCAGTCAGCTTGCGCGTCCAGCCGGCCAGATTGAGGTCGCTGCCTTCGAATTCCGGCTCCCAGAAACGACGGGTCGAGCAATGGAAGATGTCCACGCCGGCCTCGGACAAAGGCTTGAGGAAGGCCTCCAGCTGCTCCGGAGTCTGTACCAGGCGTGCGCTGTAGTCCTGCTGTTTCCACTGCGAGAAGCGCAGGATGATCGGGAAGTCCGGACCAACCGCAGCGCGCACGGCCTGAATCAGCTCGATGGCGAAACGCGAACGCGCCGCCAGGTCACCGCCGTACTGGTCGGTACGCTGGTTGCTGCCCTCCCAGAAGAACTGGTCGATCAGGTAGCCGTGGGCACCATGGATCTCCACGCCATCCATGCCGATGGCCTTGGCGTCGCGCACAGCCTGGGCGAAGGCGGCGATCACCTCATCGATGTCGGCCTGGGTCATGCCGTGCACGACCACTTCGCCATCCTTGAGCTTCTCCATCGGGCCATAGCCCGGAACACTGGCGTCCGGCTCGGTGCCAAGGCGACGCACGTTGCCCACGTGCCAGAGCTGCGGCACGATCTTGCCACCTTCGGCATGCACGGCGTCGACCACCTGCTTCCAGCCGGCCAGGGCATCATCGCCATAAAAGCGCGGCACGTTCGGGTAGCCATTGGCGGCCTTGTGGCCGACGGTGGTGCCCTCGGTGATGATCAGGCCCACGCCGGCAGCAGCGCGACGGCGGTAGTACTCGACGACCTTGGCGTTGGGCACGCCACCGGGCGAGAAGGAACGGGTCATCGGTGCCATGACCACACGGGTCGGCAGCTCCAGGTTACCGAGGCGGAACGGGGCGAACAGGGCTTGAACGGGAGCGCTCATCATCTTTCCTCTGGGTTGAACGGTAATCAGGCCTGCAGCAAACGCTCCAGGCGGGTGACGAAAGCTTCCAGCGGCTGCAGAGTGCGGCCCACCTTGAGGCGGGCGAGCACGCCCTGCCAGGCGTCGCTGATAAAGGTGGCGAGGTTGCCGCAGTCTTCGTCGGCCGGCAGTTCACCGGCCGCCTGCGCCTGCTCCAGACAGTCACGCAGAATGTCCACAGACGCCTGCTGGATGGCCGCAACCTCGGCACCGATCGCCGGCAGCATCTCGCTCATCTCGAAACTCAGGCTGCCGATGAAGCAGTGGTACTGCGGCGTGTCCTGGCGGGCGAAATGCGCCAGCAGATCGCGGTAGTAAGCGAGGATGCGTGCACGCGGGCTCAACGCCGGCTCGTTCAGCGCCTGGGCATAACGCGCCAGGCGTGGCCGATAGATGAAGGCCAGCGCCTGCAGGGCGAAGTCTTCCTTGCTGGCGAAGTAGTGATAGAAGCTACCCTTGGGAATCCCGGCCGCCTGGACGATTTCCAGCACACCGGTGCCGTGATAGCCGCGCCGGGTCATCACCGCGGCGCCCTTGCTCAGGATCAGGTCGCGCTTGTCGAGTCGAGTGCTGTTCATGGCGACGAGCATATGACCGGTCGTCTCGCTCGGCACAGCACTATTGATAACGGTGATCGGGAGTTAGAACGCCCACGCCATCACCGACCGAAGCGGGTTACACCGCCGAAACTCAGGGCTGCAGCCAGATCAGCGAGGCGAAACGCCCGGTGCGGGCGCTACGGCGATAGGAGTAGAAACGCGGGTCGTTGTAGGTACACAGGCCACCACCACTGACGGCAGTCACGCCCCTGGCCGCCAGGCGAATGCGCGCCAGCTGGTAGATATCGGCCATGAACTTGCCGGCGTTGATGCTGGGCACGAATGCATCGGCAGCCTCGGCATGCTGCTGCACGAAGGCCTCGCGCACCTCGGCGCCCACCTCGAATGCCTGCGGACCGATGGCCGGGCCGAGCCAGACCAGCAGGTCCTGCGGGGCGACGTCCAACGCCTTGACGGTCGCTTCCAGCACGCCACCGGCCAAACCGCGCCAGCCGGCATGCGCCGCTGCCACACGGGTACCGGCACGGTCGCAAAACAGCGCCGGCAGGCAGTCGGCGGTCATGGCCGTGCAGGCGATACCGGGCGTGCTCGTCCAGTTGCCGTCGGCCTCGATGATCACGGCAGGATCAGCCGGCGCCACAACGATGCCATGCACCTGACGCATCCAGGCGGGCCGGCACCCGAGCGCATCGACCAATTGGGCACGATTGCTCGCCACCGCTGCCGGATCATCGTCGACATGATCGCCGAGATTGAAGGTGTCGAACGGTGCGCTGCTGACCCCGCCGCTGCGCGTGGTGACGCAGGCGCGCACGTTGGCGGGCGCTGGCCAGTCGGGCGTCAGCCAGTCGTGAACACTCACCCGACGAAGGCCTCGCGGTCCTGACGCAACAGGGTCAGCAGCCAGACCAGATCATCCGGCAGCGGCGACTCCCACTTCATGCGCTTGCCAGTGGCCGGGTGATCCAGTTCGAGGAAGCGCGCATGCAGGGCCTGGCGCGGAAATTCCTTGAGGCTCTGCACCAGACTCGGGCTGGCCGCCGGCGGAATGCGGAAGCGCCCGGCGTAGACCGGATCGCCCACAAGTGGGTAACCGACATGGCTCATATGCACGCGAATCTGGTGGGTACGCCCGGTTTCCAGCTTGACCCGCACATGAGTGTGCGAGCGATAGCGCTCCAGCACCCGGTAATGAGTAATCGCTGGCTTGCCGCCATCGGTCACTGCCATGCGCTGACGCTGGCTGGAGCTGCGCCCGATCGGCGCATCGATGGTGCCGCCGGCGGTGATCACGCCGATGCTGATGCATTCATAGATGCGGCTGACCGTACGCTTCTGCAGCTGCTCGACCAGATTGGTCTGCGCCTGCAGGGTCTTGGCCACCACCATCAGGCCGGTGGTGTCCTTGTCCAGACGATGGACGATACCGGCACGCGGCACGTTGACGATATCCGGCACGTGATGCAGCAACGCGTTGAGCAGCGTGCCGTCGGCATGCCCCGCAGCCGGGTGCACCACAAGGCCTGCCGGCTTGTCGATCACCAACAGGTGTTCGTCTTCATAGACGATGTTCAGTTCGATGTCCTGGGCAATCCACTCGCCCTGCGCTTCCTGCTCGGCATCGAGCACCAGCGTCGAGCCGGCATGCACGGTGTCGCGCGGGCGCGCCACGGCACCATCGACGGTCAGGCGGCCTTCCCTGATCCAGCTGGAGAGACGCGAACGGGAGTACTCGTCAAACAACTGCGCAGCCACCTGGTCGAGGCGTTGGCCGCCCTGTTCGAAGGGGACGACGGCCTGGAGTTGGATCAATTGCTTGTCTATAGAAGTCATCTTCAGAACCAGTTCAAAGTTTGCTGCGCGTTGGCCCTGCTGCGTTGAAAACAGGCTCAGAACGTCGCTTGCGGCTAACGCACTTCAGTGCGGCCCCTATAGGGGCGAGCGAAGCGAGTCATGCTCAATTACCGCTCGTACAGTCGAAGGCGACTCCGACCGATCCTCACTGTTTTGCCTTGCATTGCTCTAGCTCGCGAAACGTTGAACAGGCACTTAGGCAACGGCGGGAGCCTGGCCTTTGGTTTCGGCGACAGGCTTGTGGTTAAATACGGCGTCTTTGCCCCAGGGTTTTCCGGGGGCGCTCATCATAACAGGACGGCCGCGCGGCCGTCACAGGGACGCAAGCCGCCATGCAAGTGAAACACCTGCTGCTGATCGCCATCCTCGCCCTTACCGCCGCCTGCTCTTCCAAGCAGCCGGAGGTCGATGAAAACCTCAGCGAGGTGGAGCTGTACCAGCAGGCTCAGGCCGACCTGGACAACCGCAGCTACACCCAGGCCATCTCCAAGCTCAAGGCGCTTGAATCGCGCTATCCCTTCGGTCGCTATGCCGAGCAGGCGCAGCTGGAGCTGATCTACGCGTACTACAAGAATGCCGAACCGGAAGCGGCCAAGTCCTCTGCCGAGCGCTTCATCCGCCTGCACCCGCAGCACGCCAATGTCGACTATGCCTACTACCTCAAGGGCCTGGCCTCGTTCGATCAGGACCGCGGTCTGCTGGCGCGCTTCCTGCCGCTGGACATGACCAAGCGTGACCCGGGCGCCGCGCGCGACTCCTACAACGAGTTCGCCCAGCTCACCAGCCGCTACCCGACCAGCCGCTACGCACCGGATGCCAAGCAGCGCATGATCTACCTGCGCAACCTGCTGGCCGCCTATGAAGTACACGTCGCCCACTACTACCTGACCCGCCAGGCCTACGTCGCCGCCGCCAACCGTGGCCGCTACGTGGTAGAGAACTTCCAGGAAACTCCGTCGGTCGGTGACGGTCTGGCGATCATGACCGAGGCCTATCAGCGTCTGGCGCTGGACGACCTGGCTGCCACCAGCCTGGAAACCCTCAAGCTCAACTATCCGGATCACCCGAGCCTGGAGAACGGCAAGTTCGTGCCGCGCGAGGAAGAGGCCGACAACCGTTCCTGGCTGGCCAAGGCCACCCTCGGCCTGATCGAAACCGACACACCGCTGCCGCCGGGCGAAACCCGCGCCAGCCAGGACGTGATTCGCCAGTACGAAGACGCCGAGCAGCAGATCCCGGCCGAACTGCAGCAGGATGCCAAGACCGGCGAAACCGCCAAGAAGCGCTCGATCTGGAGCCGTCTGACCTTCGGTCTGTTCGACTGATCGCAGCTGCCGGTGAAAAGGGAGGCCTCGGCCTCCCTTTTTATTGCCTGGCGTTTCCTGCCCCTCTGGCAAGAATGTGTCGCCCTGGGCGCAGATATAGCTCGGAAACAGCTCACAAGCTGCCCTGCGGATACTGTGCCGATGCCTTCGGCTTGGCTAAACTGCGGGCTTTAAATGAACAGAAGAGCACGATATGGGCCTTATTCGCCTGCTGTTCTGGATTGCCGTCATCTTTGCAGCGATCTGGATCTGGCGCCGCTTCATCAGCAACCCCAAGAGCACTGGCCCCGCCGAAGAAACAGCTGCGCCTATGGTGCGCTGCGCACATTGCGGCGTGCATGTCCCCAAACCCCTTGCCCTGAGCCAGGATCAGCAGTGGTACTGCAGCCAGGCCCATCTCGAACAAGGCCCACGCACCGGTGACCGCTGATCACAGTTTGCAAGGCGAAACCCAGGGGCGACGCATTTTCAGGCTCTATCATTTCTATCGCCTGAGCATCGGTCTGGCGCTGGTACTGCTGATCTCCAGCAACCTTGATGAGCAGCTTCTGGATGTGGTGCATATCGAGCTGTTTCGTACCGGCAGCTGGGTCTACCTGATCCTCAACATCCTCATTGCCGTACTGGTGCAACGCCCCAAGCACCTGATGCAGCTATTCAGCCTGGCGCTGGTGGATGTGATCTTTCTCTCCGCGCTGTTCTACGCAGCTGGCGGCACACCCAGCGGCATCGGCAACCTGCTGGTGGTGGCGGTGGCCATCGCCAATATCCTGCTTCGTGGCCGCATCGGCCTGCTGATCGCCGCCATTGCCGCAATGGCGCTGATCTACCTGACCTTCTATCTCAGCCTCAGCCGCCCCGCCGCTGCCGCCCAGTACGTGCAGGCCGGCGCCCTCGGCGCCCTATGCTTCGCCGGTGCGCTATTCATTCAAGGCATCACCCGCCGCCTGCGCCTGAGTGAAAGCCTGGCCGAGCAACGCGCGGCAGACGTCGCCAATCTGGAGGAGCTCAATGAACAGATCCTGCAGCGCATGCGTACCGGCATCCTGGTGCTCGACACGCAGCATCGTGTGCTGCTGGCCAACCAGGGCGCGACACAGCTGCTGGGCCGCAGCGAACTGACCGGCAAGATCATCGACCCGTACTGCCCCGAGCTGGTGAAGCGCCTGCAACAGTGGTTGCACAACCCGACCCTGCGCCCGGACAGCCTGCAGGCGCAGGTCGACGGGCCTATGCTGCAGCCCAGCTTCATCTCCCTGCAGCGCGGAGAAGAACAGCACATCCTGGTTTTTCTCGACGACATTTCGCAGATCGCCCAGCAGGCGCAACAGCTGAAACTGGCCTCGCTCGGCCGCCTGACCGCAGGCATCGCCCACGAAATCCGCAACCCGCTCGGTGCAATCAGCCACGCCGCGCAGCTGTTGCAGGAATCCGAAGATCTGCAAGGCCCCGATCAGCGCCTGGCGCAGATCATTCAGGATCACTCCAAGCGCATGAATCTGGTGATCGAGAACGTTCTGCAGCTCTCGCGCCGACGTCAGGCCGAGCCACAATTGCTGGACCTGAAGTACTGGCTGCACCGCTTCGCCAGCGAATTTCGCAGCTCGGCGCCGAGCGACCGGCAAATCCATCTGGAAACCCAGAGTGGCAGCCTGCAAACACGCATGGACCCCCATCAGCTGACCCAGGTGCTGACCAACCTGGTACAGAACGGCTTGCGCTACAGCGCGCAGAAACACCGGGTCGGCCAGGTCTGGCTGCGTCTGTTCCGCGACGAGTTCAGCGACCTGCCGGTGCTGGAGATTCTCGACGACGGCCCCGGCGTGCCGCCCGAGCAGGAGCAGCACATCTTCGAGCCCTTCTACACCACTGAAAACAAGGGCACCGGACTCGGCCTGTATATCTCCCGCGAGCTATGCCAGAGCAACCAGGCCCGCCTCGACTACAAACCTCGTGAAGGGGGCGGCAGCTGCTTCCGCATCACCTTCGCCCATCCGCGCAAACTGAGCTGAACATGAACCGTCAGAGAGCCCTGATCGTCGACGACGAACCCGATATCCGCGAACTGCTGGAAATCACCCTCGGACGCATGAAGCTGGATACCCGCAGCGCCCGCAACGTCAAGGAAGCACGCGAGTGGCTGGCGCGCGAGCCCTTCGACCTGTGCCTGACCGACATGCGCCTACCCGACGGCACCGGCCTGGATCTGGTGCAGTACATCCAGCAGCGCCATCCGCAAGTCCCCGTGGCAATGATCACCGCCTATGGCAGCCTGGATACCGCGATCAACTCGCTCAAGGCCGGAGCCTTCGACTTCCTCACCAAGCCGGTAGACCTCGGCCGGCTGCGCGAACTGGTCGCCACCGCTCTGCGCATTCGCTCCCCCGAAGGAGAAGAAACTCCGGTCGACAGCCGCCTGCTCGGCGACTCCCCGCCGATGAAGTCCCTGCGCAAGCAGATTCAGAAACTTTCGCGCAGCCAGGCGCCGGTCTACATCAGTGGCGAATCGGGCAGCGGCAAGGAATTGGTGGCCCGTCTGATCCACGAACAGGGTCCTCGCGTCGAGCAGCCCTTCGTCCCGGTCAACTGCGGCGCCATCCCCTCGGAGCTGATGGAGAGCGAGTTCTTCGGTCACAAGAAAGGCAGCTTCACCGGCGCCATCGAAGACAAGCAGGGCCTATTCCAGGCAGCCAATGGTGGCACCCTGTTCCTCGACGAAGTCGCCGACCTGCCGCTGCCGATGCAGGTGAAGCTGCTGCGCGCCATCCAGGAAAAGGCCGTGCGTGCGGTCGGTGGTCAGCAGGAAGTGGTGGTCGATGTACGCATCCTCTGCGCCACCCACAAGGACCTGGCCGCCGAAGTCGCCGCCGGGCGTTTCCGACAGGACCTCTACTATCGCCTCAACGTCATCGAACTGCGCGTACCGCCACTGCGCGAGCGCCGCGAGGACATCGCCCAGTTGGCCGAGGTGATGCTCGCGCGCCTGGCCGAAGGCACCGGCCTTGCAGCAGCCAAACTGCACCCCGACGCACTGGAAAAACTGAAGAACTATCGCTTCCCGGGCAATGTGCGCGAGCTGGAAAACATGCTCGAACGCGCCTACACCCTGTGCGAGGACGATCAGATCACTCCGAACGATCTGCGCCTGGCCGACGCCAGCGGTCCCGGTAACGAAAGTGGCGAAGCCAGCCTGGCGCAGATCGACAACCTCGAGGACTACCTCGAGGACATCGAACGCAAGCTGATCATGCAGGCATTGGAAGAAACCCGCTGGAACCGCACCGCCGCGGCCCAGCGCCTGGGCCTGACCTTCCGCTCAATGCGTTATCGCCTGAAGAAGCTGGGCATCGACTGACGCCTTGCCCCGTCAGCGCCCCAGACGCCCCGCTGGGGCATAGGGCGCTGGATCGATGATCGGCTCACGCCCCAGCATCAGATCGGCCAGCAGTTGGCAGGATGCCGGCGCCAGCACCAAGCCATTGCGGAAATGTCCGCAGTTGAGCCAGAGCCCGGGGTGCGAGGAAACCTCGCCGATAAAGGGAATACCTTCCGGTGAGCCAGGCCGCAAACCGGCCCAATGCCCTACCACTTCGGCGTCCCGGAGCGCAGGCAGCAGCTCCTCGGCCGAAGCCTTGAGGCTTGCCAGCGCGTTATCGGTCGGCGTCTTGTCGAATCCGGCGTACTCCAGCGTGCTGCCGACCAGGATATGTCCATCCTTGCGCGGAATCGCATAACGCCCCTTGGCCAATACCATGCTCGGCAGAAAATCCTCGGCACACTTGTAGAGAATCATCTCCCCCTTCACCGGCTCGACCGGTAACTCCAGCCCAAGCGTATTGAGCAACGCTCCACTCCAGGCACCGGCAGCGAGCACTACGCGATCAGCGCGAATCTCTCCATCCGCCGTGGTCACGCCACGAATCTGCCCGTCCTCCTGGATAAACCCGGTAACCGCGCAATGCTCACGCACATCCACATTCGGCATGGCTGCCAAAGCCGCTCGCAGCGCCTTGACCAAGCGCGGGTTACGCACATTGGCCACCCCCGGCATATGGATGGCCTGCTCAAAACCACCTCCCAGCACGGGCACGTCCCTATAGACCTCCGCGATATCCACCGACCGGAGCGGACGCCCTTCGCGCTCTGCCCACACCAGGGCTTCGCCCTCGTCATCCAGATCAAGCCAGTACAGCCCTGTGACATGCACTTCGGGATCGATACCCGTCTCGTCCAGCAACCGCTGACCAAAGCCCGGATAGAAGTCCTGTGACCAATGCGCCAGCGCCGTCACCGCGGCGCTGTAGCGCCAGGGGTAGAGCGGAGAAACAATGCCGCCGCCGGCCCAGGAGGATTCCTGACCTGTAGAGCCAGCCTCCAGCAATTGCACCGAGGCCCCGCTTCGTGCAAGCGATAACGTGGAGAGCATGCCAATCGCTCCGCCCCCAACAATCAGAAAATCCTTCGACATCAAACCTCCGCCTTGCCCTTTTCATATTGAAGGTCTACACCTTTCAACACCAGGACGGTAAACATACATACAAGGATGTGGATATGCGCCATTCCCAGCAATTGGCCTTCAGCTTGGCCGAGCTCCTCATAGCCCTCCTAGTGCTTGCCATTCTGGCGAGCATCACAGTTCCGCAAATCAATCAGCTGGTCGAAAAGGACCGACAACAGGCCTCAGGGGACTTGCTACTTCGGAACTTGGAAAACGCCAGAGCCAGAGCAATTGCCGAGAAAAGAGCAGTGCTAGTCTGCCCCTCATCCAGCGTCGAATGCGCAGAAGATTGGAACGAGGGCTGGATCCTGAAGTCACCGTCAACCGACGAAATACTGAGCCGCGACAAGCTCTCCGAACTTGACGGCACACTGCACTGGACGGGATACCGGAAAATCATTCTATTCAGAAGCGACGGCACCAGCCCCACGGGTAATGGCCGCTTTTTCCTATGCACGCAGCAGGGTCTGGCGTGGCAATTGATCATTAACCGACAGGGCCGTATTCGACGGTCGGACTTCAAGGAAGATATGAACGAGGCCCACCGCTGCAACTGACCAACGACACGGCGTGAACTGGTCCACATTACCACGCAGCGGACAACCGGCCGTCTCTTCAGAAAAACCAACCGTCCCGCCGCACAGGACTTCCATCGCTCATATCGGCCATCATCCACTCAAAGTTATGAGTGGAGTCAGTCATGCGAGGCAAAGCGGCAACCGGCGGATTCACCCTGGTCGAGTTGATGATCGTCATCGCGCTGATCGCTATCGTGGCGATGATCGCAATGCCGAATTTTACCGACATGATCGAGCGTAATCGCCTGCAGAGCCAGGCAGAAGAACTCAGATCATTTCTTCTCTACGCCAGAGGCGAAGCTGTAACCCTGAAGTCAACCATTACGGTCGAGACCGATGACGCAGATCCTTGGGTTATTGAACGGGATGGCACTGCCATTCGCAAGCTTGAGCATAACCCTGAGCTGGTGACCATACGCTCGAGTGGAGAAACCATCACCTTCAGAAGCAACGGCACTGCGACCGCAGCGACGTTCACCGTCTGCCATGATGACGACCCCACCCGAGGGTACTTTCTGGAAATACAAGCCAGCGGCGCAACAAGCCTATATCTACAGGGGGAAAAGGATGCCAACCACACAGCTCTCGACAGCTGCACCTTGTGAGAATGCATATGAGCAATAACAAAGGTTTCAGCCTCATCGAGGTATTGGTCGCCCTCTTGCTGACCACTGTTGGCGTGCTCGGCATGGTTGCCTTGCAAGGACGCAGCATTCAGTACACACAGGATTCAGTTCAGCGCAACACGGCCGTTTCGCTGGCTAACGAGTTGATTGAAATAGCTCGGGCAAATCCGCAAGCGCTTTACAACTCACCGGCCCCGAAGTTCCCGATCAACAGCGGAATGAAAGAAGACTCTCTCTTTTACAAAGAGAAAGGCGAAGACTTCGCAGACCGAGAAGCGTGCGTCACCAGCACAACACGCCTTGCCGAAACACCGAAAGAGCAGCGCGACTGCTGGGCCGACAAGGTCGAAGCGATGCTGCCTGGCGGAGCCACAGTATTCGAGAGCGAGTCCAGCATCTGCCGCAGCTCAACCCCTGGCGACTGTGACGGTGCAGGCTCCATGCTCGAAATTCGCCTCGCCTGGCAGGTGCGTGACGGCGCCTGCCTAAATGCTGATGACCCGGACTCCACCGTATGCACCTACACCGTTAGGGTAGAACCATGAATACAGTTAAACGCCAGTTCGGTCTGTCACTCATCGAGCTGATGATTGCCCTGGCCATAAGCAGCCTGCTAATCCTCGGCATTACTCAAGTCTACATCGACAACAAGCGCAATTACGTATTCCAGCAAAGCCAGGCAGGTAACCTGGAAAACAGCCGCTTTGCTTCCTTGATGATCAATGAATACCTGGGGAAAGCCGGGTACAGACGAGATCCCGTAATCCTGGTGGAAGAAGCCTTTCCTAGCAGAAATGCTGGTGGTGATTGCCAGGCTTTTGGTGCTGGTCATTCC
The sequence above is drawn from the Pseudomonas sp. Z8(2022) genome and encodes:
- a CDS encoding SRPBCC family protein — protein: MAYNNDNAQAFRSDYRAGIHPLYNPWLHAVFVQTYGLLCIVWLWSTLESVAPWQWLLVPATLVFFSWGEYQVHKRLGHNKTRFGKLFYKRHTGDHHSFFVETLMPYETPRDWRVILFPAWLIVLFSLPTFAAWWLLSQLDGNLAGLFAGSMLLGYMTYEVVHACEHLPAEHPVSRLPWIRQMRRLHALHHRRELMHSRNFGIVHPLMDWLYGTLHWEPEPTHQQNRQQHRIRIDLPAEQVLEYAAAPCHWPEWHPSSLRIYGREGALLAGEGFEEDIHAGGRPGHLRWDVLDYQPARRWQASARGDNGLQLLLTYECVGLKNGCEFVRTLEYGFDNGLMRLANYLLLRRRVERESLASMQALRDVLART
- a CDS encoding LysR family transcriptional regulator, with the protein product MISNLRQLDLNLLLVFDALMQEGNLTRAAERLHLSQSTVSNALARLRQQLGEELFLRHARGMSPTARATALYPPVRQALQLLQSGLSPAEPFNVQAPHTFNLSLNDYAQAALLPILQAHLAQVAPLVEVVAHGDDADNLLTRLENGALDAAIDYLHFDSPDLHYSPLREEALVVIGRKDHPAFTGGLQLRDYQQARHVIVTPRAGRGSPLEIVLGSAKVRRQAALHLPNYLPIPAIVARTELLGTVPARLAKTFAALFELQVAALPFDMPAVQISLIWHRQQQHDPAHIWLREQLHALLADL
- a CDS encoding NADH:flavin oxidoreductase, encoding MSAPVQALFAPFRLGNLELPTRVVMAPMTRSFSPGGVPNAKVVEYYRRRAAAGVGLIITEGTTVGHKAANGYPNVPRFYGDDALAGWKQVVDAVHAEGGKIVPQLWHVGNVRRLGTEPDASVPGYGPMEKLKDGEVVVHGMTQADIDEVIAAFAQAVRDAKAIGMDGVEIHGAHGYLIDQFFWEGSNQRTDQYGGDLAARSRFAIELIQAVRAAVGPDFPIILRFSQWKQQDYSARLVQTPEQLEAFLKPLSEAGVDIFHCSTRRFWEPEFEGSDLNLAGWTRKLTGKPTITVGSVGLDGEFLQFMVKTDKVAEPASIENLLERLNKEEFDLVAVGRALLVDPDWALKVREGREQDILPFSREALTSLV
- a CDS encoding TetR/AcrR family transcriptional regulator, with translation MLVAMNSTRLDKRDLILSKGAAVMTRRGYHGTGVLEIVQAAGIPKGSFYHYFASKEDFALQALAFIYRPRLARYAQALNEPALSPRARILAYYRDLLAHFARQDTPQYHCFIGSLSFEMSEMLPAIGAEVAAIQQASVDILRDCLEQAQAAGELPADEDCGNLATFISDAWQGVLARLKVGRTLQPLEAFVTRLERLLQA
- the pgeF gene encoding peptidoglycan editing factor PgeF, producing the protein MSVHDWLTPDWPAPANVRACVTTRSGGVSSAPFDTFNLGDHVDDDPAAVASNRAQLVDALGCRPAWMRQVHGIVVAPADPAVIIEADGNWTSTPGIACTAMTADCLPALFCDRAGTRVAAAHAGWRGLAGGVLEATVKALDVAPQDLLVWLGPAIGPQAFEVGAEVREAFVQQHAEAADAFVPSINAGKFMADIYQLARIRLAARGVTAVSGGGLCTYNDPRFYSYRRSARTGRFASLIWLQP
- the rluD gene encoding 23S rRNA pseudouridine(1911/1915/1917) synthase RluD, translated to MTSIDKQLIQLQAVVPFEQGGQRLDQVAAQLFDEYSRSRLSSWIREGRLTVDGAVARPRDTVHAGSTLVLDAEQEAQGEWIAQDIELNIVYEDEHLLVIDKPAGLVVHPAAGHADGTLLNALLHHVPDIVNVPRAGIVHRLDKDTTGLMVVAKTLQAQTNLVEQLQKRTVSRIYECISIGVITAGGTIDAPIGRSSSQRQRMAVTDGGKPAITHYRVLERYRSHTHVRVKLETGRTHQIRVHMSHVGYPLVGDPVYAGRFRIPPAASPSLVQSLKEFPRQALHARFLELDHPATGKRMKWESPLPDDLVWLLTLLRQDREAFVG